One part of the Arcanobacterium phocisimile genome encodes these proteins:
- the pheT gene encoding phenylalanine--tRNA ligase subunit beta: MPRIPIDWLASHVEVPADLSATQLAADLVKVGLEEEEIHAPEVSGPIVVGKVLTLVKEAQKNGKVINYCRVDVGEHNDAPGEGKEPVDFPSRGIICGAHNFVEGDYVVVSLPGAVLPGDFAIAARKTYGHISDGMICSARELGLGEDHDGIIVLAHNEAEARDAGIPAVGENVLPYLGLAGEVLEINVTPDRGYCFSMRGVAREYSHSTGAKFTDPGLAENLQSDLPAVNNNGFPVVVEDERPIHGKPGADRFVTTIVRGVDPQAQSPKWMQDRLTAAGMRPISLVVDATNYVMLDLGQPLHAYDLDKITAPLVVRRARAGEKLTTLDDVERTLDPEDLVIADSEGGHGGRVVGLAGAMGGAQTEIGDSTVDILIEAAHFDPVSVARMARRHRLPSEASKRFERGVDPTITHVAAHLVAEILADFGGGTIDTDNFEYADVPGIEPITFDVSEVERLTGLQVPTDKIIGILTDIGCRIEGDGTTLNVTPAPWRPDLVGPAHFVEEVARLVGYDEIKSILPMPTGGAGLTVDQRHHRDIVRALAEQGWTQVLSYPFISQAAFENQQIDAEDPRREVIKLANPLQEEAPYMRSSILDSLLDTAKLNVARSNPSVAIFESSIVTRPHELTPVANPGVGQRPSDEVLVAIENAMPHQPHHIAGVATPHATQARAGFSAVTWDWRDALQAINIMANTLGATVEFSNVVRAPFHPGRGAQAIVNGQVIGHAGELAPKVCKAFDLPPRSVAFEADADALITAVTGQTMTITSVSAFPAAKEDIALIVDNEIPAAKLQAAIATIAGDILEDIRLFDVYSGDQIPEGKKSLAFALRLRGRDHTLTAEETATVRNRIIKKTGKQFGAQLRA; the protein is encoded by the coding sequence ATGCCACGCATCCCGATTGATTGGCTAGCTAGCCATGTCGAAGTTCCAGCAGATCTCAGCGCTACCCAACTAGCAGCGGACCTCGTCAAGGTTGGTTTGGAAGAAGAAGAAATCCACGCTCCTGAAGTCTCAGGCCCGATCGTCGTCGGAAAAGTTCTCACTCTTGTTAAAGAAGCACAAAAGAACGGCAAAGTTATTAACTACTGCCGTGTCGACGTCGGTGAGCATAACGACGCGCCTGGTGAAGGTAAAGAACCAGTTGACTTCCCATCGCGCGGCATTATCTGTGGCGCCCACAATTTCGTTGAAGGGGACTACGTCGTCGTCTCGCTTCCGGGAGCCGTCCTACCGGGTGATTTCGCGATCGCAGCCCGCAAGACCTACGGTCACATCTCTGATGGCATGATTTGTTCCGCACGCGAACTCGGTCTCGGCGAAGATCACGATGGCATTATTGTTCTGGCACACAATGAAGCCGAAGCTAGGGACGCCGGTATTCCAGCGGTTGGTGAAAATGTTTTGCCGTATCTCGGATTGGCCGGCGAAGTTCTCGAAATTAACGTCACCCCAGACCGTGGCTACTGCTTCTCTATGCGTGGTGTGGCACGCGAATATTCTCACTCCACAGGCGCGAAGTTTACCGATCCAGGTCTGGCAGAAAATCTGCAAAGTGACCTGCCAGCGGTGAACAATAACGGTTTTCCAGTTGTCGTGGAAGATGAGCGTCCGATTCATGGTAAGCCCGGTGCAGATCGTTTCGTTACCACGATTGTGCGCGGTGTTGATCCACAAGCCCAGTCACCGAAATGGATGCAAGATCGCTTGACGGCTGCGGGTATGCGCCCCATTTCCCTCGTTGTTGATGCCACGAACTATGTCATGCTTGATCTTGGTCAGCCACTGCATGCTTATGATCTCGACAAGATCACTGCTCCGTTGGTAGTGCGTCGTGCACGCGCTGGCGAGAAGCTCACTACCCTTGACGACGTCGAACGTACACTCGACCCAGAAGATCTCGTCATCGCAGATTCTGAAGGTGGTCATGGTGGGCGAGTAGTCGGACTCGCAGGAGCCATGGGAGGCGCGCAGACTGAAATCGGCGACTCAACGGTCGATATTTTGATCGAAGCTGCACACTTCGATCCGGTGTCGGTAGCTCGTATGGCTCGCCGTCACCGTCTCCCTTCTGAGGCGTCGAAGCGGTTTGAGCGCGGTGTGGATCCAACCATTACCCATGTTGCTGCCCATTTGGTTGCCGAAATATTAGCTGATTTCGGTGGTGGCACAATCGATACTGATAATTTCGAATACGCTGATGTGCCTGGAATTGAGCCGATTACGTTCGACGTTTCTGAAGTTGAACGTCTTACTGGGTTGCAGGTCCCAACCGACAAGATCATCGGTATCCTCACCGATATCGGTTGTCGAATTGAAGGTGACGGGACAACACTGAACGTCACTCCTGCACCATGGCGTCCAGATCTTGTCGGTCCGGCGCATTTTGTTGAAGAAGTCGCTCGACTCGTTGGTTATGATGAAATCAAGTCGATCCTGCCGATGCCTACCGGGGGAGCTGGACTAACCGTCGACCAGCGTCATCACCGTGATATCGTCCGCGCATTGGCAGAACAAGGCTGGACTCAAGTGTTGTCCTATCCGTTCATTTCCCAAGCAGCGTTCGAGAATCAACAGATCGACGCCGAAGATCCGCGTCGTGAAGTTATCAAGCTTGCTAATCCGCTACAAGAGGAAGCGCCATATATGCGCTCTTCGATATTGGATTCGTTGCTTGATACTGCCAAGCTCAATGTTGCTCGGTCCAACCCCAGTGTTGCGATTTTCGAATCGTCTATCGTGACGCGCCCACACGAGCTCACTCCGGTTGCTAATCCTGGTGTTGGGCAGCGTCCAAGCGATGAGGTGCTAGTTGCAATTGAGAACGCCATGCCACACCAACCACACCATATTGCTGGGGTGGCAACACCGCACGCGACTCAAGCACGTGCCGGTTTCTCTGCCGTAACGTGGGATTGGCGAGACGCTCTGCAGGCAATAAATATTATGGCCAATACGCTTGGCGCAACGGTAGAGTTCTCGAACGTGGTTCGGGCACCATTCCATCCGGGACGCGGTGCACAAGCGATTGTCAACGGCCAGGTAATTGGCCATGCTGGCGAGCTTGCACCGAAGGTATGCAAGGCGTTTGATCTGCCACCACGTTCGGTTGCTTTCGAAGCAGACGCCGATGCGTTGATCACGGCGGTCACTGGTCAAACAATGACCATTACTTCGGTGAGCGCATTCCCAGCGGCCAAGGAAGATATCGCACTTATCGTGGACAATGAAATACCAGCAGCGAAGCTACAAGCAGCAATCGCAACTATTGCGGGCGATATTCTTGAAGATATCCGACTCTTCGACGTCTACTCCGGTGATCAGATCCCAGAAGGTAAAAAATCATTGGCTTTTGCGCTTCGTCTACGCGGTCGCGATCACACGCTGACCGCTGAGGAAACCGCTACGGTGCGTAACCGTATTATCAAGAAGACTGGAAAGCAGTTCGGAGCGCAGCTCCGTGCCTGA
- the argR gene encoding arginine repressor, with protein MDRTIPTTRAARQAMIVALIDQSPIASQAELRQLLHDQGIVVTQATLSRDLEELRAFKEHNSAGQRVYRVPGVTELAESDNGVRAQLKRWARELLVSAQQADNQVVLRTPPGAAQLLASSLDRAVIDGVLGCIAGDDTVLVISSSTQRAIELKTELLLLAHTSIGETK; from the coding sequence ATGGATCGGACAATCCCTACAACCCGCGCTGCACGTCAAGCAATGATAGTAGCTTTAATTGATCAGTCGCCTATCGCATCGCAGGCTGAACTTCGCCAGCTTTTGCACGACCAAGGCATAGTTGTTACTCAAGCGACATTGTCACGTGATCTTGAAGAACTCCGGGCATTCAAAGAACATAATTCTGCCGGACAGCGTGTTTACCGAGTCCCGGGCGTTACGGAATTAGCCGAATCTGATAACGGTGTTCGTGCTCAACTCAAACGCTGGGCACGTGAGCTCTTGGTTAGTGCACAGCAAGCTGATAACCAGGTTGTTTTGCGTACCCCTCCCGGTGCAGCTCAGCTTCTGGCATCATCTTTGGACCGTGCTGTTATCGATGGCGTCTTAGGCTGTATTGCCGGCGATGACACAGTCCTGGTGATCTCCTCGTCAACTCAGCGCGCAATCGAACTGAAAACTGAATTGCTACTCTTGGCTCATACCTCTATTGGAGAAACCAAGTGA
- a CDS encoding DUF5692 family protein: protein MTTFLGLWEIGTPRLWIMLIVVFIAQVAVAEINRRWLWTCFAMWMVGGVLLIPYVAYHAVPLVGWFPVGKYMIMVSVSILNGYLVWLGRNNPHKFHRNIMLIGFVSWLGVATNIMEANVRDVAIYFNTESYNSCAADWQCLKEVNDSHALDMIEGLPETRNTTAPLHSDEWYQEVAQNFADTNVGIDPETGFRTIGGWWNLASAAAGLLNIITMTGWAKITVSTRKDQKVKGLIWADMIWPWVIAYDLWNHAFLYNALADYTWYCTFALLMAATVPAFLWAKGQWLWFRCYTLMFWIAMNNVIPELLISPEQNNFATMNPTANIVCSMLALIANIALFIYCAYVVIVKRRQPYTTGLFQDFGAYRTIVKEHCSEEDKYWMCDLIKETPQELGFEPDSPLPPATTGFITHLPWWGKNDKRYPKLRTPVSVDPLLVAKGVKSDPQWDVTPQTLR, encoded by the coding sequence ATGACGACATTCCTTGGCCTATGGGAAATAGGCACTCCCCGATTATGGATAATGCTCATCGTCGTGTTTATCGCACAAGTAGCAGTAGCTGAAATTAACCGACGATGGCTATGGACGTGTTTTGCCATGTGGATGGTTGGAGGTGTACTACTGATTCCATACGTTGCTTACCATGCCGTCCCCCTCGTTGGCTGGTTCCCAGTGGGCAAATACATGATCATGGTCAGTGTTTCTATCCTCAATGGCTATCTCGTGTGGCTCGGACGCAACAATCCGCATAAATTCCATCGCAATATTATGCTCATCGGTTTTGTCTCATGGCTAGGCGTAGCAACCAACATTATGGAAGCCAATGTTCGTGATGTTGCGATTTACTTTAATACCGAATCTTATAATTCGTGTGCCGCTGACTGGCAATGTCTCAAGGAAGTCAATGATTCCCATGCCCTAGACATGATCGAAGGCTTACCAGAAACCCGCAACACCACCGCTCCGCTACATTCAGATGAATGGTATCAGGAAGTAGCACAGAACTTTGCCGACACTAACGTCGGAATCGATCCAGAAACCGGATTCCGCACTATCGGAGGCTGGTGGAACCTCGCTTCGGCAGCCGCAGGCTTACTCAACATCATAACGATGACAGGTTGGGCAAAAATCACTGTCTCTACACGTAAAGACCAAAAAGTCAAAGGCCTAATTTGGGCAGATATGATTTGGCCTTGGGTTATCGCCTACGATCTGTGGAATCACGCATTCCTCTACAATGCGCTCGCCGATTACACCTGGTATTGCACATTCGCTCTCCTCATGGCAGCAACAGTCCCAGCATTCTTGTGGGCAAAGGGACAATGGCTATGGTTTAGGTGTTACACACTCATGTTCTGGATCGCGATGAATAATGTTATTCCAGAGTTACTCATTTCTCCGGAGCAAAACAACTTCGCTACCATGAATCCAACAGCAAATATTGTCTGCTCAATGCTTGCCCTTATCGCAAATATCGCACTCTTTATTTACTGCGCCTACGTTGTTATCGTCAAACGCCGCCAACCATACACAACAGGCCTATTCCAAGACTTTGGTGCTTATCGAACAATAGTCAAGGAGCACTGCAGCGAAGAAGACAAATACTGGATGTGCGATCTTATCAAGGAGACCCCACAAGAACTCGGATTTGAACCTGATTCACCACTACCACCCGCAACGACCGGGTTTATCACACATCTACCGTGGTGGGGTAAGAACGATAAACGTTATCCAAAGCTGCGAACTCCAGTGTCAGTCGATCCACTACTCGTCGCTAAAGGTGTTAAAAGCGACCCACAGTGGGACGTAACTCCACAAACGCTGCGGTGA
- the pheS gene encoding phenylalanine--tRNA ligase subunit alpha: protein MEPLSPLDEAGIARAVLAAQRAFSNAQTLDELKEARLVHTGDNAPITQANMRIKGLEKSERPVAGKLMGRARKDIQVALTAATERIEAEVEARMLVEETVDVTLPVTRTPSGARHPLPALMEDISDLFIGMGWQVAEGPELEHEWFNFDSLNFGPDHPARQMQDTFYVDGVAHAGSEADVETQPGLVLRTHTSPVQSHALLERGVPLYIVCPGKVFRTDALDATHTPVFHQIEGLAVDKGLTMEHLKGTLDHFAQQLFGEQARTRLRPSYFPFTEPSAEMDLWFPQKKGGPGWIEWGGCGMVNPEVLRNAGIDPEEYTGFAFGMGIERTLMLRNAIADMRDMVEGDIRFSQQFGTTGRGN, encoded by the coding sequence ATGGAACCGCTGAGTCCACTGGATGAAGCAGGGATCGCACGAGCAGTCCTTGCGGCGCAAAGAGCATTTTCGAATGCCCAAACACTCGATGAATTAAAAGAAGCTCGCCTGGTGCATACCGGCGATAATGCCCCGATTACTCAAGCCAATATGCGAATTAAAGGGCTTGAAAAATCCGAGCGTCCGGTTGCTGGAAAACTTATGGGGCGAGCACGCAAAGATATTCAGGTTGCATTGACAGCTGCTACTGAACGTATTGAAGCTGAAGTAGAAGCTAGGATGCTCGTTGAAGAAACTGTTGATGTCACGCTACCGGTGACTCGCACGCCAAGCGGTGCACGGCATCCCCTCCCTGCTTTGATGGAAGATATCTCTGATCTGTTTATCGGCATGGGATGGCAAGTAGCTGAAGGCCCTGAGCTTGAACACGAGTGGTTTAACTTCGATTCGCTTAACTTTGGTCCAGACCATCCGGCTCGGCAGATGCAAGACACGTTCTACGTCGACGGTGTTGCCCACGCTGGCTCGGAAGCCGACGTCGAAACCCAGCCAGGTCTCGTTCTACGCACCCACACCTCGCCAGTACAATCACACGCATTGCTCGAACGCGGTGTGCCACTCTACATTGTCTGCCCAGGCAAGGTTTTCCGCACCGATGCTCTCGATGCCACCCACACCCCAGTCTTCCATCAGATCGAAGGCTTGGCCGTGGATAAGGGCCTGACGATGGAGCACTTGAAGGGCACGCTCGACCACTTTGCACAACAGCTCTTTGGCGAACAGGCGCGTACTCGACTGCGGCCATCGTATTTCCCATTTACTGAGCCGTCAGCCGAAATGGATCTATGGTTCCCGCAGAAGAAGGGTGGACCAGGCTGGATCGAATGGGGGGGCTGTGGAATGGTCAACCCAGAAGTTCTACGAAACGCTGGAATCGATCCTGAAGAATACACTGGTTTCGCGTTTGGTATGGGAATTGAACGGACCCTCATGTTGCGTAACGCTATTGCTGATATGCGTGACATGGTAGAAGGCGATATTCGATTCTCACAGCAATTTGGCACCACGGGAAGGGGAAACTGA
- a CDS encoding aspartate aminotransferase family protein, translating into MSGLLPRYDQSMMAAYGLPPLVLSRGEGITVWDTDGNAYLDLDSGGGVTSLGHKHPQLRAAVSAQADKILHVANVYATEPQVALAERIQQCLSDEGYLGATARVFFSNSGSEAMESALKLARLHKPRGRILTLNRSYHGRTMGALSLADEVSRSPFEPLVGGVEVLQNATELAESFDDDVAACVIDIHHGRSIERLSDEELGRIRDLCDRYGALLIVDESLSGAGRTGRWFAHTPRVVADVITLARGLGGGVPIGVTIGFQTAGRLIQRGMESSATGGSPLATAAGLSVIDTLEPLLPQITLTGAWLKQELSDLGYEVQGEGLMLSLEVPEAYRVEQELRMRGFLVSATSNDRIRLLPPLIITREDLHPFVIAMAEIQEIK; encoded by the coding sequence ATGTCGGGACTATTACCACGTTACGATCAAAGTATGATGGCAGCATACGGGTTGCCACCGCTGGTTCTTTCACGCGGTGAAGGTATTACAGTGTGGGATACTGATGGCAATGCATACCTCGATCTGGATTCTGGTGGTGGCGTCACATCGTTGGGACACAAGCATCCCCAGTTACGTGCTGCCGTGTCAGCACAAGCTGACAAAATCCTCCATGTGGCAAATGTTTATGCCACAGAGCCACAGGTCGCGTTAGCTGAACGTATTCAGCAGTGTTTGTCCGATGAAGGATATTTAGGAGCTACTGCTCGAGTATTTTTCTCTAATTCGGGATCCGAGGCAATGGAATCGGCTCTCAAGCTAGCTAGATTGCATAAGCCTCGCGGGCGAATTTTGACATTGAACCGTTCATATCACGGCCGAACAATGGGTGCTCTGTCGTTGGCAGATGAAGTATCGCGTTCGCCGTTCGAACCGCTTGTTGGCGGGGTAGAAGTGCTCCAGAACGCGACGGAGCTTGCTGAGTCGTTCGATGACGACGTGGCTGCTTGCGTTATCGATATACATCACGGTCGCTCTATCGAGCGGCTAAGTGACGAAGAATTAGGTCGAATTCGTGATCTGTGCGATCGCTATGGTGCGTTGCTCATCGTTGATGAGTCGCTATCCGGAGCTGGAAGAACTGGTCGTTGGTTTGCGCACACTCCGCGCGTGGTAGCCGATGTGATTACACTAGCTCGTGGTTTAGGCGGCGGTGTTCCTATCGGTGTCACAATCGGTTTTCAAACTGCTGGTCGGTTGATCCAGCGTGGTATGGAATCGTCTGCCACCGGTGGAAGTCCGCTCGCTACGGCTGCGGGACTAAGCGTGATAGATACGCTTGAACCGTTACTTCCACAAATCACGTTAACTGGGGCATGGTTGAAACAGGAATTAAGCGACCTAGGCTATGAAGTGCAAGGCGAGGGGTTGATGCTTTCCCTTGAAGTCCCAGAAGCATACAGGGTTGAACAAGAATTGCGGATGCGTGGGTTTTTAGTATCTGCGACGAGTAATGACAGAATCCGGCTGTTGCCGCCACTGATTATTACTCGTGAAGACCTGCATCCGTTCGTGATAGCGATGGCCGAAATACAGGAGATAAAGTGA
- the tyrS gene encoding tyrosine--tRNA ligase, translating to MADILDELQWRGLIAQHSDIDELRKALSEGSISFYCGFDPTAASLHHGHLVAVKMMRHLQMAGHRPIVLVGGATGLIGDPRPKGERSLNTRETVAQWTQALRDQLESLLDFEGPNAAITVNNLDWTQSMSAIDFLRDLGKHFRMGTMLSKDIVARRLQSDEGISFTEFSYQILQANDYLELYRRYGCTLELGGNDQWGNIVGGMDLIRKVEGASVHVLTNQLITKSDGTKFGKTEGGAVWLNPQMLSPYKFYQFWLNTADADVIRMLKVFTFLSREEIENLEVEVAERPHTRQAQRVLADEVTTWVHGAQATARVKDASSVLFGKKDPQEVDADTLRDAVAELPSVEASLGTSVQDVLVSLGFEKGRGAARRTIASGGVAINNVKVTDEERALEAGDALGDSLILVRKGRKNMAVIHLV from the coding sequence TTGGCTGACATCCTTGATGAACTCCAATGGCGTGGGCTTATTGCTCAGCATTCAGATATCGACGAGCTACGAAAGGCTCTTTCTGAGGGATCTATTTCGTTCTATTGCGGCTTTGATCCAACTGCGGCTTCACTACATCACGGCCATCTTGTTGCCGTAAAAATGATGCGGCATTTGCAGATGGCAGGCCATCGGCCGATTGTCTTGGTTGGCGGTGCTACCGGCCTGATCGGCGATCCACGTCCCAAAGGTGAGCGCTCCTTAAATACTCGTGAAACTGTTGCGCAATGGACTCAAGCCTTGCGTGACCAACTTGAGTCGCTCCTTGATTTTGAGGGGCCAAACGCGGCAATCACTGTCAATAACTTGGACTGGACGCAGTCAATGAGTGCAATTGATTTCTTGCGCGATCTGGGCAAGCATTTCCGCATGGGGACAATGCTTTCTAAAGATATTGTTGCTCGGCGCCTTCAATCCGATGAGGGTATCTCGTTCACCGAGTTCTCTTACCAGATTTTGCAAGCAAATGATTATCTCGAACTTTACCGCCGTTACGGATGCACACTCGAGCTTGGCGGAAACGACCAGTGGGGTAACATCGTCGGCGGAATGGACCTGATCCGCAAGGTTGAAGGCGCTAGCGTTCACGTACTGACCAACCAGTTGATTACTAAATCTGATGGAACAAAGTTCGGAAAGACCGAAGGTGGCGCTGTCTGGCTCAATCCGCAGATGCTGAGCCCCTACAAGTTCTACCAGTTCTGGCTCAACACGGCAGATGCCGATGTTATCCGCATGCTGAAAGTCTTTACCTTCCTTTCGCGCGAAGAAATTGAAAATCTGGAAGTCGAAGTCGCTGAGCGGCCACATACCCGTCAAGCACAGCGTGTCTTAGCTGATGAAGTCACAACGTGGGTTCACGGGGCGCAGGCTACTGCTCGCGTCAAGGACGCTTCTTCGGTTCTATTCGGAAAGAAGGATCCACAAGAGGTAGACGCGGATACTTTACGGGACGCAGTTGCTGAGCTTCCGTCAGTCGAGGCGTCTCTGGGAACGAGTGTACAAGACGTCCTAGTAAGCCTTGGCTTTGAAAAAGGGCGCGGTGCCGCCCGTCGAACCATAGCTTCAGGTGGCGTAGCTATTAACAACGTCAAAGTTACTGATGAAGAGCGCGCTCTGGAAGCTGGTGATGCTCTTGGAGACAGCCTGATTCTGGTTCGTAAGGGACGGAAGAATATGGCAGTTATTCACCTTGTCTGA
- a CDS encoding SDR family NAD(P)-dependent oxidoreductase, with product MDSSTILLTGASRGIGAHIARKIACPGRTLLLLARTHEALYDTAKACNSRGAQVMTFGVDLAQPEEIATFVEQVVDEPIDMMINNAGVMFEEALPWETDPVSWWKTQEINVRAPYLLAHGLVPGMLARGGGRIVDLSSGAAVFDNAMSSAYFVSKTALMRFAGSLHEAGYNSGLRVFSVAPGIVKTDMTDNQLMHKNRTEWNSPNEVSEIIAAIADGELDSLAGTQVRAGTDSLEELRSRAKQGVGAAERKLRLTPWSDQSR from the coding sequence ATGGACTCTTCAACTATTTTGCTTACCGGTGCATCTCGCGGAATTGGTGCACATATTGCACGTAAGATCGCTTGCCCAGGTCGTACGCTTCTACTGTTGGCACGTACTCACGAGGCCTTATACGACACTGCGAAGGCGTGCAATTCTCGCGGTGCACAAGTGATGACTTTCGGCGTGGATCTAGCGCAACCGGAAGAGATTGCTACGTTCGTTGAGCAGGTAGTAGACGAACCCATCGACATGATGATCAATAATGCTGGTGTCATGTTTGAGGAAGCATTACCGTGGGAAACTGACCCCGTATCGTGGTGGAAGACCCAAGAAATTAATGTTCGGGCACCTTATCTGCTCGCCCATGGTTTAGTTCCTGGCATGTTGGCACGTGGTGGTGGCCGAATCGTTGACCTTTCTTCGGGTGCAGCAGTATTCGATAACGCAATGTCCTCAGCATATTTTGTGTCCAAGACCGCGTTAATGCGGTTTGCTGGGTCGTTACACGAAGCTGGGTATAATTCAGGTTTAAGAGTTTTCTCGGTAGCCCCCGGCATCGTAAAGACCGATATGACGGATAACCAGTTGATGCATAAAAACCGTACTGAATGGAATTCCCCAAACGAAGTATCTGAAATAATCGCGGCTATTGCTGATGGTGAGCTCGACTCGCTTGCTGGAACGCAGGTGCGTGCAGGTACTGATTCTTTAGAAGAGTTGCGTTCGCGGGCGAAGCAGGGGGTTGGCGCCGCTGAGCGCAAGTTACGGTTAACCCCGTGGTCGGATCAGTCACGTTAG
- a CDS encoding DUF5692 family protein, whose product MSSLFTIVPPDYPTLFFFEVGEWYDYLALIVTTVALAVGAWLIIRYKWAIVLFFIILPITLGIFWWPYSTAGTTTAGWFPVVKHYSALLGSLSLVGIQLVPRLRNNRWYLLFPPILLAGNILEAVVRDIQGYWVQGIDPYQGGMVNWGGSWNIMNAIAGVLNLLAISGWLGIFVSKNRDRTVIWGDLTIWWIIGYDLWNFAFVYNCISDHAWYSGVALLASCTVPAFMKMGRGAWIQYRSYTLTLWTGFVLTVPTFTNASIFEHQSSHNGTALFLVSLAALVCNVGVFLYHIYFCVSRRRNPARQEVYYDTAEYQKLIATHATAETQARIQDRVSNTTKKRQF is encoded by the coding sequence ATGTCTAGTTTATTTACGATTGTGCCTCCGGATTACCCGACCCTATTTTTCTTCGAAGTTGGCGAGTGGTACGACTATCTTGCGCTTATTGTGACAACGGTTGCACTTGCAGTAGGAGCCTGGCTAATTATCCGTTATAAGTGGGCAATTGTGTTGTTCTTTATTATTTTGCCAATTACACTTGGAATCTTCTGGTGGCCATATTCAACCGCAGGGACGACGACGGCGGGCTGGTTCCCCGTCGTTAAGCATTATTCGGCCTTACTGGGTTCGCTTTCACTTGTCGGAATTCAACTTGTGCCACGTCTGCGTAATAACCGTTGGTATCTTTTATTCCCGCCAATTTTGCTTGCCGGAAATATTTTAGAGGCCGTTGTACGCGACATCCAAGGATATTGGGTTCAAGGAATTGACCCCTATCAAGGTGGAATGGTCAACTGGGGCGGATCGTGGAATATTATGAACGCGATCGCAGGTGTTCTCAACTTGCTAGCAATTTCCGGCTGGCTCGGAATCTTTGTATCGAAGAACCGTGATAGGACGGTCATTTGGGGTGATCTCACTATTTGGTGGATCATCGGTTACGATCTATGGAATTTTGCGTTCGTTTACAACTGTATCTCTGACCATGCATGGTATTCGGGTGTCGCACTATTGGCTTCGTGTACCGTACCGGCATTTATGAAGATGGGACGCGGGGCATGGATTCAATATCGTTCATATACATTGACGTTGTGGACCGGGTTCGTTCTTACCGTTCCGACGTTCACCAATGCCTCTATATTTGAACATCAGTCTTCCCACAACGGAACTGCACTGTTCCTCGTATCTCTAGCGGCACTGGTATGCAACGTAGGTGTTTTCCTCTATCACATTTATTTCTGTGTCTCTCGTCGTCGTAATCCGGCACGTCAAGAGGTCTATTATGACACTGCAGAGTATCAGAAACTGATAGCCACCCATGCTACTGCAGAAACTCAAGCCCGGATCCAGGACCGTGTTTCTAATACCACCAAAAAACGACAATTTTAA
- a CDS encoding nitroreductase family protein produces MINETISQQLQHRSIREFSSEPVANDVVETIFDVAMRTSTSRGFQHAGLIRITDQMIRDRLAEIGNQPYIAKAPELVVAVVDTRRSVRILDELGQDSTPAKSMDAFREGFTDAILMIQNMTVAAESMGLGVTLLGSILNDIPSVISLLQLPNFTFPALGMIFGHPAQTPQLKPRMDTNLRVMENTYAEPESWVQTLAEYDEKMTTYYDSRDLNRRVDAFTTQIVRKLRTTELKDRFMEHIQAQGFGSK; encoded by the coding sequence GTGATCAACGAAACCATTTCTCAACAGTTACAACATCGTTCGATACGTGAGTTTTCTTCCGAACCCGTAGCGAACGACGTCGTCGAAACGATTTTCGATGTTGCGATGAGAACGTCGACTTCGCGGGGATTTCAGCATGCTGGACTGATCCGGATTACTGATCAAATGATTCGCGACCGGCTCGCCGAGATAGGCAACCAGCCGTATATTGCCAAGGCCCCAGAGTTAGTGGTAGCGGTCGTAGATACACGGCGTAGTGTGCGTATTCTCGATGAACTAGGTCAGGATTCGACCCCTGCAAAGTCAATGGATGCTTTCCGTGAAGGCTTCACCGATGCCATTCTCATGATTCAAAACATGACGGTTGCCGCAGAGTCTATGGGGCTTGGGGTGACGCTACTAGGTTCTATTCTTAATGATATTCCATCAGTAATTTCGTTATTGCAGCTTCCAAACTTCACCTTTCCTGCTCTGGGAATGATTTTCGGGCATCCTGCTCAAACGCCTCAGCTCAAGCCACGAATGGATACGAATTTGCGGGTTATGGAAAATACCTATGCTGAGCCTGAATCTTGGGTTCAAACGTTAGCTGAATATGATGAAAAGATGACGACTTACTACGATTCGCGAGATCTTAATCGCCGGGTAGATGCTTTCACGACTCAGATTGTGCGTAAGCTGCGAACTACGGAGTTGAAGGATCGCTTTATGGAACATATCCAAGCACAAGGATTTGGTAGCAAGTAG